One part of the Bdellovibrio sp. KM01 genome encodes these proteins:
- a CDS encoding response regulator codes for MNKNDLLELEIRKVDLLLGQSFTAMVAVLTTAYFYTFVAWDTLPHKFIIGWFLTINIYAALSLGIVPFWHEAKDKIQSIEQLNIWKRAKYCLLCVSGLSWGAMGFMAPWTGTTVQNLTAMLIAVMTAGGMILYVSNRTAMLCVVGPTIVGWALGYVVSGQPHTYLVGAIMLIYLALVIFLGRSLNRSIMTLFSVDKILLRSEERVRMAMASSEAMTWDWDIQQDMIYREGNLQLLPEQALLKDILRSNFHENRELDFEFLLASDNGGARSLAFRGKIERCESGKVLRTSGIVWDVTIKRNQDFLLRERDLHEAANEAKSVLLANASHEIRTPLAAILGFSEAMLANPNLDEAAYKDIHSIQRQGKYMTSLVNDLLDLSKIESKKLFLQNAPMSPVQEIEDSVSVIRTVIDARHRLTLKYTTLLPDEIQMDSVRFRQVLINLLSNAVKFTPQGEIQVLVSFGMDTENQGTLRIRVTDSGIGMNVQTQMNLFQPFIRGESREVQKVVGSGLGLALSQRLARLSGGDLCLIESVEGKGSIFEYSISVGSVTPLKLVEAHHANRMVLERNLPQNKNSEYLKDRRILVVDDSEDLRNLMNRYLLRHGAMVDICDSGAGAVSYALKAEGYDLILMDIKMPGMSGHEAVKELRARGYLKPIVALTAQASSEGQRECLNSGFDGYLSKPIDMSMLEEVLAKKLLARV; via the coding sequence ATGAATAAAAATGATCTGCTCGAACTAGAAATTCGCAAAGTGGACCTTCTTTTAGGTCAGAGCTTTACTGCCATGGTGGCAGTTTTGACGACGGCCTATTTCTATACGTTTGTGGCATGGGATACGCTCCCCCACAAGTTCATCATTGGCTGGTTTTTAACCATTAATATCTATGCAGCTCTGAGTTTGGGAATCGTGCCTTTCTGGCATGAGGCCAAAGATAAAATTCAATCCATTGAACAACTGAATATCTGGAAAAGAGCCAAGTACTGTTTGCTTTGCGTTTCGGGACTGAGTTGGGGAGCCATGGGGTTTATGGCACCGTGGACAGGGACGACGGTTCAAAATCTAACGGCGATGTTGATCGCGGTGATGACCGCTGGCGGAATGATACTTTATGTTTCCAACCGCACGGCCATGCTTTGTGTTGTCGGACCTACTATTGTGGGTTGGGCGCTGGGATACGTTGTTTCGGGGCAGCCTCATACATACTTGGTCGGAGCGATCATGTTGATCTATCTGGCTTTGGTCATTTTTCTGGGGCGTTCTTTAAATCGTTCGATAATGACTTTGTTCAGCGTCGACAAAATTTTGTTACGCAGTGAAGAGCGCGTTCGCATGGCCATGGCTTCTTCAGAAGCTATGACCTGGGATTGGGATATTCAGCAAGACATGATTTACCGCGAGGGAAATCTGCAGCTCTTACCGGAACAAGCCTTGTTAAAAGATATTTTGCGTTCGAACTTTCACGAAAATCGCGAACTCGATTTTGAATTTTTGCTGGCGAGTGACAATGGCGGAGCCCGTTCTTTGGCATTCCGGGGAAAGATCGAGCGCTGTGAGAGTGGCAAAGTCCTGCGTACCTCCGGTATCGTATGGGACGTCACAATCAAGCGTAATCAGGATTTCCTGCTGCGCGAAAGAGATCTGCACGAAGCGGCGAATGAAGCTAAGTCAGTTTTATTAGCCAATGCCAGCCATGAAATTCGCACTCCACTGGCAGCAATTCTGGGTTTTTCAGAGGCGATGCTGGCCAATCCAAATTTGGACGAAGCTGCTTACAAAGACATTCATTCTATCCAAAGACAGGGTAAGTACATGACGTCCCTGGTGAATGATCTTTTGGATTTATCTAAAATTGAAAGTAAAAAGCTTTTCTTGCAGAATGCGCCGATGAGTCCGGTTCAAGAAATCGAAGATTCCGTTTCAGTGATTCGCACCGTGATCGATGCGCGACATCGCCTGACCTTGAAGTACACAACGTTGCTGCCGGATGAAATTCAAATGGATTCGGTTCGCTTCCGTCAGGTTTTAATCAATCTTCTGTCCAATGCCGTGAAGTTTACGCCGCAAGGAGAAATTCAAGTCCTGGTTTCTTTTGGAATGGATACTGAAAATCAAGGCACATTAAGAATTCGTGTCACTGACTCTGGTATCGGTATGAATGTGCAGACTCAGATGAATCTGTTCCAGCCATTCATCCGAGGGGAAAGTCGCGAAGTTCAAAAAGTCGTGGGCTCAGGCTTGGGGCTGGCTTTGTCTCAACGTCTGGCGCGCCTGTCGGGTGGGGACTTGTGTTTGATTGAATCGGTTGAAGGCAAAGGCAGTATCTTTGAATACTCCATCAGTGTCGGATCGGTGACGCCATTAAAGTTGGTAGAGGCTCACCACGCCAATCGCATGGTTCTGGAGCGCAATCTGCCGCAGAATAAAAATTCTGAGTATCTGAAGGATCGCCGTATCTTGGTGGTGGATGATTCCGAAGACCTGCGCAATTTGATGAATCGCTATTTACTTCGTCACGGCGCCATGGTGGATATCTGTGACAGTGGTGCCGGAGCTGTTTCTTACGCGCTGAAAGCGGAAGGCTATGATTTGATTTTGATGGATATTAAAATGCCAGGAATGTCAGGTCATGAAGCGGTGAAAGAGTTGCGTGCCCGCGGTTACCTAAAGCCTATCGTGGCTCTGACGGCCCAAGCGAGCTCTGAAGGACAAAGAGAATGTCTGAATTCAGGATTTGATGGGTATTTGAGTAAGCCGATTGATATGTCGATGCTGGAAGAAGTTCTGGCAAAAAAACTTCTGGCCCGCGTTTAG